The proteins below come from a single Triplophysa rosa linkage group LG12, Trosa_1v2, whole genome shotgun sequence genomic window:
- the LOC130562951 gene encoding G2/mitotic-specific cyclin-B1-like isoform X3, which translates to MSPRITRANSRNALLDDKATAVPYCLRSRVPLGNASNVIGHSKAADKLPKFPKQKEKTARLKKERTKAKGKAPLPEKNENISMVCETVKQPVTHTAETVDVSQGAKRQGADPQTFSRLLLDIQDVDSADAVDAGMCSEYVLDIYSYLQQLEVTMAIRPCYLEGQEITGAMRAVAIDWLMQVQGEFKLRQETMFMTVNLIDSFLQKTAVPKKYFQLVCVTAMLIASKYEEIYPPTVGDFAFVTDGTYTCEDMRRMEKIILKTLNYSLGKPVAPHFLQRACKVGQAGPREQEFATFLMELAVLDYDLVHVAPSLIAAAAFAASLRILGSGEWSSILQHYTGYKEETLAPVMQGIVRMLEKVTEESKWQEMKSRYAKVSTSVCGVGAKCVSSENVAKLLC; encoded by the exons ATGTCACCTCGTATTACAAGA GCAAACTCAAGAAATGCGTTGCTCGACGACAAAGCCACTGCTGTGCCTTATTGTCTTAGATCCAGGGTGCCATTAGGAAATGCATCTAATGTTATCGGGCACAGTAAAGCTGCTGATAAATTACCAAAG TTTCCTAAACAGAAAGAGAAGACGGCACGCTTGAAAAAAGAACGCACAAAAGCCAAGGGTAAAGCTCCTTTACCAGAGAAGAATGAAAATATCTCTATGGTGTGTGAAACAGTCAAG CAGCCAGTTACACACACAGCTGAAACGGTTGATGTTTCTCAGGGCGCAAAGAGACAGGGTGCTGATCCTCAAACTTTCTCCAGATTGTTGCTTGACATCCAAGATGTGGATTCTGCTGATGCCGTTGATGCTGGGATGTGCAGTGAATATGTGCTGGACATCTACAGTTATCTACAACAGCTCGAG GTTACTATGGCCATCAGACCATGTTATCTGGAGGGCCAAGAGATCACCGGTGCGATGAGAGCTGTTGCTATCGACTGGCTCATGCAGGTGCAGGGAGAGTTTAAACTTCGGCAGGAGACCATGTTTATGACCGTCAACCTTATCGACAGTTTTCTTCAG AAAACTGCTGTTCCCAAGAAGTACTTTCAATTGGTCTGTGTGACTGCAATGCTGATTGCTTCCAAGTATGAAGAGATCTACCCGCCCACAGTGGGGGACTTTGCATTTGTGACGGATGGCACCTACACCTGTGAAGACATGCGCAGAATGGAGAAAATCATTCTCAAGACGTTAAATTACAGCCTTGGAAAGCCAGTCGCCCCTCACTTTCTGCAGAGGGCATGCAAGGTTGGCCAG GCTGGTCCGAGGGAGCAGGAGTTTGCCACGTTTCTTATGGAGCTTGCTGTGCTGGATTATGACCTGGTCCACGTTGCTCCATCTCTCATCGCGGCCGCTGCGTTTGCAGCTTCTCTGAGAATCCTTGGCTCTGGGGAATGG AGCTCCATCCTGCAGCATTACACGGGGTACAAGGAGGAAACTTTAGCTCCAGTGATGCAGGGTATTGTACGCATGCTGGAAAAAGTTACTGAAGAATCCAAG TGGCAGGAAATGAAGAGCAGGTATGCGAAAGTGTCTACAAGTGTCTGTGGAGTTGGGGCCAAATGCGTCTCGAGTGAGAATGTGGCAAAGCTTCTATGCTAA
- the LOC130562951 gene encoding G2/mitotic-specific cyclin-B1-like isoform X2, with translation MSPRITRANSRNALLDDKATAVPYCLRSRVPLGNASNVIGHSKAADKLPKKEKTARLKKERTKAKGKAPLPEKNENISMVCETVKPVTHTAETVDVSQGAKRQGADPQTFSRLLLDIQDVDSADAVDAGMCSEYVLDIYSYLQQLEARVWERRNRHNHFYVTMAIRPCYLEGQEITGAMRAVAIDWLMQVQGEFKLRQETMFMTVNLIDSFLQKTAVPKKYFQLVCVTAMLIASKYEEIYPPTVGDFAFVTDGTYTCEDMRRMEKIILKTLNYSLGKPVAPHFLQRACKVGQAGPREQEFATFLMELAVLDYDLVHVAPSLIAAAAFAASLRILGSGEWSSILQHYTGYKEETLAPVMQGIVRMLEKVTEESKWQEMKSRYAKVSTSVCGVGAKCVSSENVAKLLC, from the exons ATGTCACCTCGTATTACAAGA GCAAACTCAAGAAATGCGTTGCTCGACGACAAAGCCACTGCTGTGCCTTATTGTCTTAGATCCAGGGTGCCATTAGGAAATGCATCTAATGTTATCGGGCACAGTAAAGCTGCTGATAAATTACCAAAG AAAGAGAAGACGGCACGCTTGAAAAAAGAACGCACAAAAGCCAAGGGTAAAGCTCCTTTACCAGAGAAGAATGAAAATATCTCTATGGTGTGTGAAACAGTCAAG CCAGTTACACACACAGCTGAAACGGTTGATGTTTCTCAGGGCGCAAAGAGACAGGGTGCTGATCCTCAAACTTTCTCCAGATTGTTGCTTGACATCCAAGATGTGGATTCTGCTGATGCCGTTGATGCTGGGATGTGCAGTGAATATGTGCTGGACATCTACAGTTATCTACAACAGCTCGAGGCAAGGGTTTGGGAAAGGCGTAATCGGCATAACCATTTCTAC GTTACTATGGCCATCAGACCATGTTATCTGGAGGGCCAAGAGATCACCGGTGCGATGAGAGCTGTTGCTATCGACTGGCTCATGCAGGTGCAGGGAGAGTTTAAACTTCGGCAGGAGACCATGTTTATGACCGTCAACCTTATCGACAGTTTTCTTCAG AAAACTGCTGTTCCCAAGAAGTACTTTCAATTGGTCTGTGTGACTGCAATGCTGATTGCTTCCAAGTATGAAGAGATCTACCCGCCCACAGTGGGGGACTTTGCATTTGTGACGGATGGCACCTACACCTGTGAAGACATGCGCAGAATGGAGAAAATCATTCTCAAGACGTTAAATTACAGCCTTGGAAAGCCAGTCGCCCCTCACTTTCTGCAGAGGGCATGCAAGGTTGGCCAG GCTGGTCCGAGGGAGCAGGAGTTTGCCACGTTTCTTATGGAGCTTGCTGTGCTGGATTATGACCTGGTCCACGTTGCTCCATCTCTCATCGCGGCCGCTGCGTTTGCAGCTTCTCTGAGAATCCTTGGCTCTGGGGAATGG AGCTCCATCCTGCAGCATTACACGGGGTACAAGGAGGAAACTTTAGCTCCAGTGATGCAGGGTATTGTACGCATGCTGGAAAAAGTTACTGAAGAATCCAAG TGGCAGGAAATGAAGAGCAGGTATGCGAAAGTGTCTACAAGTGTCTGTGGAGTTGGGGCCAAATGCGTCTCGAGTGAGAATGTGGCAAAGCTTCTATGCTAA
- the LOC130562951 gene encoding G2/mitotic-specific cyclin-B1-like isoform X1, producing the protein MSPRITRANSRNALLDDKATAVPYCLRSRVPLGNASNVIGHSKAADKLPKKEKTARLKKERTKAKGKAPLPEKNENISMVCETVKQPVTHTAETVDVSQGAKRQGADPQTFSRLLLDIQDVDSADAVDAGMCSEYVLDIYSYLQQLEARVWERRNRHNHFYVTMAIRPCYLEGQEITGAMRAVAIDWLMQVQGEFKLRQETMFMTVNLIDSFLQKTAVPKKYFQLVCVTAMLIASKYEEIYPPTVGDFAFVTDGTYTCEDMRRMEKIILKTLNYSLGKPVAPHFLQRACKVGQAGPREQEFATFLMELAVLDYDLVHVAPSLIAAAAFAASLRILGSGEWSSILQHYTGYKEETLAPVMQGIVRMLEKVTEESKWQEMKSRYAKVSTSVCGVGAKCVSSENVAKLLC; encoded by the exons ATGTCACCTCGTATTACAAGA GCAAACTCAAGAAATGCGTTGCTCGACGACAAAGCCACTGCTGTGCCTTATTGTCTTAGATCCAGGGTGCCATTAGGAAATGCATCTAATGTTATCGGGCACAGTAAAGCTGCTGATAAATTACCAAAG AAAGAGAAGACGGCACGCTTGAAAAAAGAACGCACAAAAGCCAAGGGTAAAGCTCCTTTACCAGAGAAGAATGAAAATATCTCTATGGTGTGTGAAACAGTCAAG CAGCCAGTTACACACACAGCTGAAACGGTTGATGTTTCTCAGGGCGCAAAGAGACAGGGTGCTGATCCTCAAACTTTCTCCAGATTGTTGCTTGACATCCAAGATGTGGATTCTGCTGATGCCGTTGATGCTGGGATGTGCAGTGAATATGTGCTGGACATCTACAGTTATCTACAACAGCTCGAGGCAAGGGTTTGGGAAAGGCGTAATCGGCATAACCATTTCTAC GTTACTATGGCCATCAGACCATGTTATCTGGAGGGCCAAGAGATCACCGGTGCGATGAGAGCTGTTGCTATCGACTGGCTCATGCAGGTGCAGGGAGAGTTTAAACTTCGGCAGGAGACCATGTTTATGACCGTCAACCTTATCGACAGTTTTCTTCAG AAAACTGCTGTTCCCAAGAAGTACTTTCAATTGGTCTGTGTGACTGCAATGCTGATTGCTTCCAAGTATGAAGAGATCTACCCGCCCACAGTGGGGGACTTTGCATTTGTGACGGATGGCACCTACACCTGTGAAGACATGCGCAGAATGGAGAAAATCATTCTCAAGACGTTAAATTACAGCCTTGGAAAGCCAGTCGCCCCTCACTTTCTGCAGAGGGCATGCAAGGTTGGCCAG GCTGGTCCGAGGGAGCAGGAGTTTGCCACGTTTCTTATGGAGCTTGCTGTGCTGGATTATGACCTGGTCCACGTTGCTCCATCTCTCATCGCGGCCGCTGCGTTTGCAGCTTCTCTGAGAATCCTTGGCTCTGGGGAATGG AGCTCCATCCTGCAGCATTACACGGGGTACAAGGAGGAAACTTTAGCTCCAGTGATGCAGGGTATTGTACGCATGCTGGAAAAAGTTACTGAAGAATCCAAG TGGCAGGAAATGAAGAGCAGGTATGCGAAAGTGTCTACAAGTGTCTGTGGAGTTGGGGCCAAATGCGTCTCGAGTGAGAATGTGGCAAAGCTTCTATGCTAA
- the LOC130562951 gene encoding G2/mitotic-specific cyclin-B1-like isoform X4 has product MSPRITRANSRNALLDDKATAVPYCLRSRVPLGNASNVIGHSKAADKLPKFPKQKEKTARLKKERTKAKGKAPLPEKNENISMVCETVKVTMAIRPCYLEGQEITGAMRAVAIDWLMQVQGEFKLRQETMFMTVNLIDSFLQKTAVPKKYFQLVCVTAMLIASKYEEIYPPTVGDFAFVTDGTYTCEDMRRMEKIILKTLNYSLGKPVAPHFLQRACKVGQAGPREQEFATFLMELAVLDYDLVHVAPSLIAAAAFAASLRILGSGEWSSILQHYTGYKEETLAPVMQGIVRMLEKVTEESKWQEMKSRYAKVSTSVCGVGAKCVSSENVAKLLC; this is encoded by the exons ATGTCACCTCGTATTACAAGA GCAAACTCAAGAAATGCGTTGCTCGACGACAAAGCCACTGCTGTGCCTTATTGTCTTAGATCCAGGGTGCCATTAGGAAATGCATCTAATGTTATCGGGCACAGTAAAGCTGCTGATAAATTACCAAAG TTTCCTAAACAGAAAGAGAAGACGGCACGCTTGAAAAAAGAACGCACAAAAGCCAAGGGTAAAGCTCCTTTACCAGAGAAGAATGAAAATATCTCTATGGTGTGTGAAACAGTCAAG GTTACTATGGCCATCAGACCATGTTATCTGGAGGGCCAAGAGATCACCGGTGCGATGAGAGCTGTTGCTATCGACTGGCTCATGCAGGTGCAGGGAGAGTTTAAACTTCGGCAGGAGACCATGTTTATGACCGTCAACCTTATCGACAGTTTTCTTCAG AAAACTGCTGTTCCCAAGAAGTACTTTCAATTGGTCTGTGTGACTGCAATGCTGATTGCTTCCAAGTATGAAGAGATCTACCCGCCCACAGTGGGGGACTTTGCATTTGTGACGGATGGCACCTACACCTGTGAAGACATGCGCAGAATGGAGAAAATCATTCTCAAGACGTTAAATTACAGCCTTGGAAAGCCAGTCGCCCCTCACTTTCTGCAGAGGGCATGCAAGGTTGGCCAG GCTGGTCCGAGGGAGCAGGAGTTTGCCACGTTTCTTATGGAGCTTGCTGTGCTGGATTATGACCTGGTCCACGTTGCTCCATCTCTCATCGCGGCCGCTGCGTTTGCAGCTTCTCTGAGAATCCTTGGCTCTGGGGAATGG AGCTCCATCCTGCAGCATTACACGGGGTACAAGGAGGAAACTTTAGCTCCAGTGATGCAGGGTATTGTACGCATGCTGGAAAAAGTTACTGAAGAATCCAAG TGGCAGGAAATGAAGAGCAGGTATGCGAAAGTGTCTACAAGTGTCTGTGGAGTTGGGGCCAAATGCGTCTCGAGTGAGAATGTGGCAAAGCTTCTATGCTAA